A genome region from Bufo gargarizans isolate SCDJY-AF-19 chromosome 2, ASM1485885v1, whole genome shotgun sequence includes the following:
- the LOC122925474 gene encoding olfactory receptor 6N1-like, producing the protein MQENNLTVVKEFILLGFQGSQYVTTFLFCVLLVVYYGTICGNLLIITLVSSSKNLHTPMYFFISQLSISDILLTTDIVPNMLHCLLNNGVTITFSGCFIQFYFFCSLEIFECFLLTVMSYDRYVAICNPLHYTSIMTSAHCMRLIATCWLLGFSAAFVDVLMTLMLNFCGPNIIDHFFCDLVPLIEIACSGTYFVQLETYLLSIPTVITPPIMIVLSYVQIVSVILRIPSSTGRQKAFSTCSSHLIVVSIFYCTLFTVYIVPTREQTLTISKILSLLYTVFTPLINPIIYSLRNKDIKKAVRGTFLKFVICGNCS; encoded by the coding sequence ATGCAGGAGAACAATCTGACTGTGGTCAAAGAGTTTATCCTTCTAGGATTTCAAGGCAGTCAATATGTAACAACATTCCTGTTCTGTGTTCTCCTCGTGGTTTACTATGGAACAATATGTGGGAACCTCCTGATCATCACCCTGGTGTCCTCCAGCAAGAACCTCCACACTCCAATGTACTTCTTCATCTCACAATTGTCCATAAGTGACATCTTATTAACAACTGATATTGTTCCCAACATGCTCCACTGTCTACTGAATAATGGGGTCACTATTACATTTTCTGGCTGTTttattcagttttattttttctgtagtTTAGAGATATTTGAGTGCTTTCTTCTCACAGTGATGTCCTATGACAGATATGTGGCCATCTGTAATCCTCTTCATTATACTTCAATCATGACAAGTGCACATTGTATGAGATTGATTGCCACCTGCTGGTTGTTAGGATTTTCCGCTGCATTCGTTGATGTTCTAATGACATTGATGTTAAACTTTTGTGGTCCAAATATCATTGACCATTTCTTCTGTGACCTTGTTCCCTTGATAGAAATTGCCTGTTCTGGTACCTACTTCGTCCAACTTGAAACCTACTTACTAAGTATACCGACGGTCATCACACCGCCCATAATGATTGTATTGTCTTATGTTCAAATTGTTTCTGTCATCTTGAGGATCCCATCCAGTACTGGTAGacagaaagccttctccacctgtaGCTCCCACCTCATTGTGGTCTCCATATTCTACTGCACTTTGTTTACAGTTTATATTGTTCCAACAAGAGAACAAACATTGACCATCAGTAAAATCCTCTccctgctgtatactgtgtttaCTCCCTTGATCAACCCCATTATATACAGTCTGAGAAATAAAGACATTAAGAAAGCAGTAAGGGGAACATTTCTTAAATTTGTCATATGTGGCAATTGTTCATAA